The stretch of DNA CGGTTGATTGAATTGCTAAATGGTTACATTGTTGAATTGAGGCTAAGGCTGAGGCTAAGGCTAAGGTCAGAAAATTAACAGTAAGGTATTTGTAGGTACGGTTGTATATGGTAAAATTGTTACATTGTTGAATTAAGGCTGAGGCTAAGGCTAAGGCTAAGAACAGAGCGGCTACGGGCGGTTGATTGAATTGCTAAATGGTTACATTGTTGAATTGAGGCTAAGGCTGAGGCTAAGGCTAAGGTCAGAAAATTAACAGTAAGGTATTTGTAGGTACGGTTGTATATGGTAAAATTGTTACATTGCCAACTTGTTAAAATGAGGCTAAGAAGAGGAAATTTACATTCAGCATGTGGGGCAAGGATAAAATTGGGAAAATATCTCTACCGATTACAATTATAACAAAAACAATTGATCATGAGCTACACGTATGAATATCCAAGACCGGCAGTAACAGTTGACTGCCTGGTGTTATCGAAAGAAAATGAACAGGTTTGGCTGATGTTGATCCAGAGAGACAAACCTCCGTTTGAAAAATCCTGGGCTTTGCCCGGGGGTTTTGTGGAAATTGATGAAGATCTGGATGAAGCCGCTTACCGGGAATTAAAGGAGGAAACCGATATCTCTGACATAGAACTCCGGCAATTCCGTGCGTTTGGCAAACCGGGAAGAGATCCGCGGGGAAGAACGATCTCCATCGTATATTATGGCTTTGTGGATTCTGAGAAAACAACGGCCATAGCCGGTTCGGATGCCAGAAATGTGGATTGGTTTGAGATCAACGACCTGCCTCCCCTGGCTTTTGATCATGATGAGATTATTGAAATGGCACGAAGAAAACTGGAGATATAAG from Bacteroidales bacterium encodes:
- a CDS encoding NUDIX hydrolase; the encoded protein is MSYTYEYPRPAVTVDCLVLSKENEQVWLMLIQRDKPPFEKSWALPGGFVEIDEDLDEAAYRELKEETDISDIELRQFRAFGKPGRDPRGRTISIVYYGFVDSEKTTAIAGSDARNVDWFEINDLPPLAFDHDEIIEMARRKLEI